A single Montipora foliosa isolate CH-2021 chromosome 7, ASM3666993v2, whole genome shotgun sequence DNA region contains:
- the LOC138010932 gene encoding integrase/recombinase xerD homolog has product HCQTWSCCVDCVFCASDVLQVGSWREVPSLTDPSLQSLVPDLLDLQLESKATSTLCKYNNGWSRWRRWASSKIGVPVIPAKPLYISLFITELCHAALRKGTGISSIEGLFYSIRWAHKLAGIECCPTDHPLVQSSLEGARRKLGRPIKPKEPLPIDLLQVITEHYSSSESLAHIRFLFILLVGFAGFFRIDELLSMKLGDITLFTDRMSIFVPKRKNDQIREGHTSVIARSGNLTCPVAVTERLVSFLPEPKNPHFPLIRRIVKSKSGERFHGSIGISYSTILLEFKKLVGPFVDDISIFGTHSIKSGAASHPACRAINETLLDKHAGWKCPKTKKRYVKHVAEDFLNVTKIMGL; this is encoded by the coding sequence CATTGCCAGACATGGTCTTGTTGCGTTGACTGCGTTTTCTGTGCTTCAGATGTTTTGCAGGTCGGCTCATGGCGAGAAGTACCGTCCCTTACAGATCCCTCTCTTCAGTCTTTGGTACCGGATCTTCTCGATCTTCAGTTAGAATCCAAGGCGACTTCCACTCTCTGTAAATACAATAACGGCTGGTCCAGATGGCGAAGGTGGGCATCCTCCAAGATAGGCGTTCCAGTCATCCCAGCCAAGCCTCTTTACATCTCCCTGTTTATCACGGAGCTGTGCCATGCGGCCCTCCGGAAAGGAACGGGAATCTCGTCAATCGAAGGTCTGTTCTACAGTATACGTTGGGCTCACAAGCTGGCGGGCATTGAATGCTGTCCTACTGACCACCCTTTGGTTCAATCGTCGCTTGAAGGTGCCAGAAGGAAGCTGGGTAGACCAATCAAACCGAAAGAACCGCTTCCCATTGACTTGTTGCAAGTTATTACCGAGCATTATAGCTCTAGCGAGTCTTTGGCCCATATTCGCTTTTTATTTATATTACTGGTTGGTTTCGCCGGTTTTTTCCGGATTGACGAGTTATTATCCATGAAACTCGGAGATATTACTTTATTTACGGATCGAATGTCTATTTTTGTGCCGAAACGAAAGAATGATCAGATCAGAGAGGGTCATACCTCGGTCATAGCTAGATCGGGAAATTTAACTTGTCCTGTAGCAGTCACTGAGAGGTTGGTTAGTTTTTTACCAGAGCCTAAGAATcctcattttcctttgattAGGCGTATTGTTAAGTCTAAGTCAGGCGAGCGTTTTCATGGAAGCATCGGTATTTCTTATTCTACGATCTTGCTGGAATTTAAGAAGCTTGTTGGTCCTTTTGTTGACGATATTTCCATTTTCGGGACGCATAGTATCAAATCAGGGGCAGCTTCACATCCTGCCTGTAGAGCTATCAATGAGACACTTTTAGACAAGCATGCTGGTTGGAAATGTCCTAAAACAAAGAAGCGATACGTCAAGCATGTAGCTGAAGACTTTTTAAATGTGACCAAAATAATGGGCTTGTAG